In Candidatus Polarisedimenticolia bacterium, the genomic window GTCACGCTGACGTTCAGGTCGAGCACCTGAGGCTTCAAGACCTGCCGGCGGCTGTAGGCGAGAAGCTGGCGGGTGAGTCCCGCCGCCCGCTCCCCGGCCGTGCGGATTTCCTCGATGCCTTTCCGGGTAGGCGCCTCCTCGGGGAGACGTCGGATGAGGATATCGCAGTGTCCGAGAATCGCCGTGAGCAGGTTGTTGAAGTCGTGCGCCAGGCCGCTCGCGAGCCTGCCGATCGTCTCCATCCGCTGAGCCAACCGGACCTGCTCGGCGCGCGTGATTCCGATCGACGGGTTGAGGCCTGCGCGTGCTCGCCGTTTCGGCGGGGTCCTCCTGGTCATGACCGTCACCCCGCGGTCATGACCATCGGGCACGTGCGTCGATCCCCGGCGGCGCGGCGCGGAGAACACGGGCTGGGGCCGGCGACACGGTCCCGCGCGTTCACCACCTCTGCGGTCCTCTTGCTCCAGCGCCTCCGTCACGCACGAAGCCGCCCGCGCTCGACCGCGAGGAGCGTGGGGAGATGCCGACCCCGAAACGTTCGTGCCTCATCGTGCGCCCGTCGATCACCCCGTCGACCGTGTCCTTCCGCGCGCGCTTCAGCCCTGGGAAGGCGGCCAGGAGCAAGTTTTAGTCTGCCGGGCGCCGCAAAGTCATCCGTGGTTTTGACCAATCTACGTACGTGGAAACCGCCGCCTACGTCGCATCCGTGTTACCACGCACGGTGGTCAGGGTCCACCCCCGATGCCTTCCCGAGCGCGCGAGAGGACAATACCCTGAACCTTTGTGGAGGAAAGCCGATGCAGGTTACAGCTCTCGCCGAAGCACTGAATGGCTCTCGCCAGAGTGATGGGTCCATCTCGCTTCACGATCTCGAGGTCCGGCTGTCCCGCGCCGGGCTCGAGGAGTTTGTTCGCGCCGTTGCTTCCCTGGCCCAAGGCGTGAGACTCCAGAGGCAGGGCGTCCCCAAGGACAAGGAACACCCCTGGTTCTGACATCATGTTAGAGCCGCTGCGTGAGCAGATCCAGGAGGTCATCGCGACGCGGATGGCGGCGCCGATCCGTGCGGATCTGCTGAAGCTGCTCGGACGGCCGGGATTCGCTCTCCACCCGGACGGATCGTGCCAGGCCGGTACGCTGGCCCTCAGGGTGCACCAAGCGGTCACTCGTGAGCCCCCGGGAAGGAGTGCGCTTCTCGCCGCTGCCGCGGTGGAGCTTCAGATGAATGCCGCGTACGTCTTCGACGAGGTGGCCGACGCGGCCGGCGGGACACGAGGCGAGGACCTTGGCCTCGCGATCGCCCTGCTCACGGCGGGAGCCGCGACGGCGATGGAGGCGGCAGCCGACACTCCCGGCCGATCGGCCGCGCTGGATCATTTTTGCAGGGCGTACAGTGAAGCATGTGCCGGACAGTCCCTGGACGCGGGGCTGCAGGGACGCGGCAGGGCAACGCTCGAGGAGGCTCTCCAGATGACGAGCCTGAAGGCCGGCGGTCTTGGGAAGTTCGTCACCGGCTTCGTGGCTCGCGTTGCCGGGGCGGATGGGGAGGGGGTCGCCCTCCTCGAGCGGTTTGGCTATCACACGTTCACGCTGGCGCAGCTCGTCGACGATCTGCGCGATGCGTGCGCTCCGGGCCGTTCCTCCGACCTGGCGCAGCGGAAGGCCACCCTGCCGGTGGTCTTCTACGGCCAGGGAATTGACTCTCCCGTGCCGGTGGATGGTATTCTATCTCAAGACATTTGTGACACTTACGAGTCCTCGGGCGCCCGGCTGTACGTGTCGATACTCGCCCATGCGTACATGAGTCGGGCCGAAGAGGACCTGACATTGCTGGCGCGGCGGGGATATGCGGTCGGGGGACTCGTCGGCTTTCTCGAGAGCGTGGACTCGGGCGCTGGGGAGGTTCTCAGCGCCGTACGGAGCAGTCTGGTCGCCTGACGGGTCACGGCTGGGAGCGTCCGCAATCCTCCTTGCCTATTCTCTGGTTGTCGTCCTTGCGAACTTTGCGATCCAGAGTCCGGGCGAGCTCGGTCTCAGACTGGGGCAGTGTGGGAATGATGTCTGCGTCGCCTGGGTCATGCCGGCCGGACACGCGTGGCACGATGGTGCGCGCCCAGGCATGCGCGTCGTCTCGCTGAACGGTCGGGACGCACGTGCCGCCGTCCGCCTCCATCCGTTGAGGGAGGCCGAGTTGCTTTCCCCGCACGGCCAGAGCTTTCTGGCGCACGCGACGGCCGGGACCATTGCCGCACCCTGGGCGAGGACCTCCCTCTGGCTGACCGGAGCCCTCTTTGTTCTCCTCGGTGCGGTCGTCCTGGTGCGGCGCCCGGATACACCGGTCGCCCGGCTGTTCGCCCTCTTCACCGGGCTCACGGGGGTTGCGCTCGGAGTGGCGCCAGCGGCCGGCGGCCCCCATTCCCCGTGGTCGCTCGTCGTTCAGTTCCTGAGCCTCCTGGGTCTGGCGGCATCCCTGCCCGCGTTCACTACAGCCTTCGTGGGCGATTGGAGCGGATCCCGGACCGCCCTCCGGCTCTCCTGGCTGGCCGGAGGCATCGTACTCGGCGGCTACCTGGTCTCGCTTTTCATCCATCCCTCCTTCTACAGCCAGGTGCGGGTCGCATTCGCCCTGTACTTCGTGGGGAGCGTGCTCACGGCCCTGATCGTGCTGGCACGGAGAGTCGCGGTCCCGGACACTCCACGCTCCGTCCGAGACGCCCGACTTGCACTGACCGGCATCGCTTGCGGCACGCTGCCCTTCGTCGGGCTCACCCTGATTCCGCAAAGCGCCGTGCACCACGATCTCGTGCCCGCTCGCGTCACCGCGGTGCTGTTGGGCGTCATCCCCCTGACCTTCGCCTATGCGATCCTCCGCCACCAGGTTCTCGGCATCCGCCGTCTCGTGCACCGCGGCATGGTCTATGGCATCACGACGGTCGTCACGCTGGCTGTCGTGTTCCTCCTCGTCGTCGCGATCGACTCCCGGGTCGATGGGTCTCTGCGTGCGACCTATCCCGCATCGGTCACCGCGGCGCTCCTGGCGCTCGCGGCTCTCCTCGTTCACGTCCTGTCTCGCGGCGTGCGGG contains:
- a CDS encoding class 1 isoprenoid biosynthesis enzyme, which codes for MLEPLREQIQEVIATRMAAPIRADLLKLLGRPGFALHPDGSCQAGTLALRVHQAVTREPPGRSALLAAAAVELQMNAAYVFDEVADAAGGTRGEDLGLAIALLTAGAATAMEAAADTPGRSAALDHFCRAYSEACAGQSLDAGLQGRGRATLEEALQMTSLKAGGLGKFVTGFVARVAGADGEGVALLERFGYHTFTLAQLVDDLRDACAPGRSSDLAQRKATLPVVFYGQGIDSPVPVDGILSQDICDTYESSGARLYVSILAHAYMSRAEEDLTLLARRGYAVGGLVGFLESVDSGAGEVLSAVRSSLVA